From Dermochelys coriacea isolate rDerCor1 chromosome 9, rDerCor1.pri.v4, whole genome shotgun sequence, one genomic window encodes:
- the NHSL2 gene encoding NHS-like protein 2 isoform X2, with protein MVTPGRSRRRPGMGNSQRKPPRSPRPCKMDSATATSNLDLESKKTPHSKLPWQQPVNVFLAAGRSPCVEELHQEAQFNLQSLLQEEYEEQYSESRVTGQTFRNASHLPLDAPPEPSPRPLSAKRLEFVFMPAARRVNEDETTTLGVRPPEPFLSLPTTPDKQPAWTRAFPLPTVEEKRWHQSCSIQANIVPINVSGQLFDRHASARHSLFNTETAVNPKSTLRRRRTIIGFPNLALRDQGSSNGPKFTPHATIGESVSCSFVPEAANGKSVPRHPCTPQPPTVPLRKTFSDLGGGLQVRSYKPPARMEGTAVACTSPACNGPKDTTFSPPWNTASFNCLSPAEEDTVYPSPGGSPESPALGSPEHCDGAASFFIAKDEQPGSNGPCAFPCTAPESPLNAASSETLEGREAKVTFLSSGAEGAAPSRLELGGRACPFRERSLSVPTDSGSFCSVDITYPENRRGSGTYALSYPSASSEGSTSTDNISLGVEQDAQRRHRSKSISLKKAKKKPSPPMRSVSLIKDGQGLSAEPGTVLPKELRPKSLCLHLDPQGCGVVPMDTQGNTAVPPARDLDSERFSQDWCLVDWKASDPYRSLSGSSTATGTTVIECTKAQGSSESLPSPSISRATTPSQLSTEVELKSSSPGRPVRLMSPSSGYSSQSETPTPTIPTSAILGHSPHQTVKVRPLVPERKSSLPPPSPMEKSPKSRLSFDLPITPLTHLDLSGLKISLKGKTKVSRHHSDSTFGTKLGPKTSPIQPVMPVVTQSDLRSVRLRSVSRSEPEDDLDSPDRAEDHGGDAIPLAGRKAKPPVAEKPPLAKRPPNIIAKPPPLQEESPLASPTSPSTPQGTSVQERGLQDIYMVIRKPKPKRSPEARSPGELPSPLAPSQGCPGFFFSGLRRLSQSSLEEEPRAQLERSGAPRGPEGEKRKAKVPPPVPKKPSVLYLPLAPPPPHLGACLGDPRLTPSPIITLHEDTSCCDPDADYLPSPEAMGKNSSPPAAAMPGQIPAGDSLELSADERSFVSDKTAESIVEEDDDVFVTTRTTEDLFTVIHRSKRKLLGWKEPGDAFSNRQNSHSPVKNPAGLLPCESPPAAGGPGRASSRNEDFKALLQKKGSKASPGTRTSAAELLKSTNPLARRVMMEFAPELDNPSGARTQP; from the exons CCACCTCTAACTTGGACCTGGAGAGCAAGAAAACACCCCACTCCAAATTGCCATGGCAACAGCCCGTGAATGTGTTCCTGGCCGCGGGCAGGTCGCCCTGCGTGGAGGAGCTGCACCAGGAGGCCCAGTTCAATCTCCAGAGCTTGCTGCAAG AGGAGTATGAGGAGCAGTACTCAGAGTCCAGAGTCACTGGTCAGACCTTCAGGAACGCCAGCCACCTGCCCCTGGACGCgccccctgagccctctcccaggcCCCTGTCCGCCAAGCGCCTGGAGTTCGTGTTTATG CCTGCGGCGCGGCGAGTGAATGAGGATGAGACCACCACACTGGGTGTGAGGCCCCCAGAGCCATTCCTGAGCCTGCCCACCACCCCAGACAAGCAGCCGGCCTGGACCCGAGCCTTCCCTCTGCCCACCGTGGAGGAGAAGAGGTGGCACCAATCCTGCTCCATCCAAGCCAACATTGTCCCCATCAATGTCTCTG GACAGCTCTTTGATAGGCACGCGAGTGCGCGGCACTCCTTGTTTAACACGGAGACCGCGGTGAACCCCAAATCCACGCTGCGGCGGAGACGGACCATTATTGGATTCCCTAACCTCGCGCTGCGAGACCAAG GCAGCAGCAACGGCCCCAAGTTCACACCGCACGCGACCATTGGGGAGTCAGTGTCCTGCAGCTTTGTCCCCGAGGCTGCAAATGGGAAGAGCGTGCCCCGGCATCCCTGCACCCCGCAGCCACCAACAGTGCCGCTGAGAAAGACGTTCAGTGACCTTGGGGGAGGCCTGCAGGTGCGCTCCTACAAGCCTCCTGCCAGGATGGAGGGCACAGCTGTGGCCTGCACCAGCCCTGCCTGCAACGGGCCAAAGGACACCACCTTCTCCCCTCCCTGGAACACAGCTTCCTTCAACTGCCTGAGCCCGGCCGAGGAGGACACAGTATATCCCTCGCCCGGCGGCTCCCCAGAgtctccagccctgggctcgcCCGAGCACTGCGATGGCGCAGCCTCCTTCTTCATCGCGAAAGACGAGCAGCCAGGAAGCAATGGGCCCTGTGCATTCCCCTGCACTGCTCCAGAGTCCCCACTGAACGCTGCCAGCAGCGAGACACTTGAGGGGAGAGAGGCTAAGGTGACCTTCCTGTCCAGTGGCGCAGAGGGGGCTGCACCCTCCcggctggagctggggggcagggcctgccctTTCCGCGAGAGGTCACTGTCTGTGCCCACAGACTCAGGCTCATTCTGCTCTGTGGACATCACCTACCCTGAGAACAGGAGAGGCAGCGGGACCTATGCCCTGAGCTACCCCAGTGCCAGCTCCGAGGGCAGCACCAGCACAGACAACATCTCCCTGGGAGTGGAGCAGGATGCCCAGCGGAGGCACCGCTCCAAGAGCATCTCTCTCAAGAAGGCGAAGAAGAAGCCGTCTCCCCCCATGCGCAGCGTCTCACTGATTAAAGATGGGCAGGGGCTCAGCGCAGAGCCTGGCACAGTGCTGCCGAAGGAGCTGCGGCCCAAGAGCCTTTGTCTCCACTTGGATCCTCAGGGCTGTGGTGTGGTGCCCATGGACACCCAGGGTAACACAGCAGTGCCTCCTGCCAGGGACCTGGATAGCGAACGTTTTTCCCAGGACTGGTGCCTTGTGGACTGGAAAGCCAGCGATCCCTACCGGTCCCTGTCCGGTTCCAGTACTGCCACGGGTACCACTGTGATCGAATGCACAAAGGCCCAGGGCAGCTCTGagtccctcccatccccctccattTCTAGGGCCACCACGCCCTCCCAGCTCTCCACAGAAGTGGAACTAAAGAGCTCCTCCCCAGGGCGACCCGTGAGGCTGATGTCCCCCTCCAGTGGCTACTCCAGCCAGTCGGAGACCCCAACACCCACCATCCCCACTTCAGCAATTCTCGGGCATTCCCCCCACCAGACGGTCAAGGTGAGGCCGCTGGTGCCCGAAAGAaagtcctccctgccccccccatcacCGATGGAAAAAAGCCCCAAATCACGGCTCTCCTTTGACCTGCCCATCACACCTCTGACACACCTGGACCTTTCTGGGCTGAAGATCTCACTCAAGGGGAAGACCAAGGTGAGCAGGCATCATTCGGACTCCACCTTCGGGACCAAGCTCGGCCCGAAAACGAGCCCGATCCAGCCTGTCATGCCCGTGGTCACCCAGTCGGACCTGAGGTCTGTGCGCCTGCGCTCCGTCAGCAGGTCCGAGCCGGAGGATGACTTGGACAGCCCAGACCGTGCCGAGGATCATGGAGGTGATGCCATACCACTTGCAGGAAGGAAAGCAAAGCCGCCTGTGGCAGAGAAGCCACCGCTGGCCAAACGGCCCCCAAACATCATCGCCAAGCCCCCACCTCTGCAGGAGGAGTCTCCCCTGGCGTCTCCCACCTCCCCGTCCACGCCGCAGGGCACCTCTGTCCAGGAGAGGGGGCTGCAGGACATCTACATGGTCATTCGGAAACCCAAGCCTAAGAGGAGCCCAGAGGCCAGGAGCCCTGGAGAGCTCCCCTCTCCGCTGGCGCCCTCCCAGGGCTGCCCAGGGTTCTTTTTCTCAGGACTGCGGCGACTGTCCCAGAgcagcctggaggaggagccCAGGGCCCAGCTGGAAAGGAGCGGTGCCCCCCGTGGGCccgagggggagaagaggaaagccAAAGTCCCGCCCCCTGTCCCCAAGAAGCCTAGCGTGCTGTACCTGCCGCtcgcccctcctccgccccaccTGGGAGCCTGCCTGGGGGATCCCAGGCTAACACCCAGCCCCATCATCACCTTGCATGAGGACACCAGCTGCTGCGACCCAGACGCGGACTACTTGCCATCACCCGAGGCCATGGGGAAGAACTCGAgccccccagctgctgccatgCCTGGGCAGATTCCTGCAG GGGATTCCTTGGAGCTCAGCGCTGATGAGAGGAGTTTTGTAAGTGACAAAACAGCCGAGTCGATAGTGGAAGAGGATGATGACGTATTTGTGACAACCCGTACGACAGAGGATCTATTTACCGTCATCCACAG GTCAAAGAGGAAGCTGCTGGGCTGGAAGGAGCCAGGAGATGCCTTCAGCAACAGGCAGAATTCTCACTCCCCGGTGAAGAACCCAGCTGGGCTCCTGCCCTGCGAGTCCCCGCCAGCAGCAGGCGGCCCTGGCAGAGCCTCTAGTCGGAATGAAGACTTCAAGGCCCTGCTACAGAAGAAAGGCAGCAAGGCCAGTCCCGGGACTCGCACCTCTGCAGCAGAGCTTCTTAAGAGCACAAATCCATTGGCTCGGCGGGTCATGATGGAGTTTGCCCCTGAGTTAGACAACCCAAGTGGTGCCAGAACCCAGCCCTGA
- the NHSL2 gene encoding NHS-like protein 2 isoform X5 has translation MPAARRVNEDETTTLGVRPPEPFLSLPTTPDKQPAWTRAFPLPTVEEKRWHQSCSIQANIVPINVSGQLFDRHASARHSLFNTETAVNPKSTLRRRRTIIGFPNLALRDQGSSNGPKFTPHATIGESVSCSFVPEAANGKSVPRHPCTPQPPTVPLRKTFSDLGGGLQVRSYKPPARMEGTAVACTSPACNGPKDTTFSPPWNTASFNCLSPAEEDTVYPSPGGSPESPALGSPEHCDGAASFFIAKDEQPGSNGPCAFPCTAPESPLNAASSETLEGREAKVTFLSSGAEGAAPSRLELGGRACPFRERSLSVPTDSGSFCSVDITYPENRRGSGTYALSYPSASSEGSTSTDNISLGVEQDAQRRHRSKSISLKKAKKKPSPPMRSVSLIKDGQGLSAEPGTVLPKELRPKSLCLHLDPQGCGVVPMDTQGNTAVPPARDLDSERFSQDWCLVDWKASDPYRSLSGSSTATGTTVIECTKAQGSSESLPSPSISRATTPSQLSTEVELKSSSPGRPVRLMSPSSGYSSQSETPTPTIPTSAILGHSPHQTVKVRPLVPERKSSLPPPSPMEKSPKSRLSFDLPITPLTHLDLSGLKISLKGKTKVSRHHSDSTFGTKLGPKTSPIQPVMPVVTQSDLRSVRLRSVSRSEPEDDLDSPDRAEDHGGDAIPLAGRKAKPPVAEKPPLAKRPPNIIAKPPPLQEESPLASPTSPSTPQGTSVQERGLQDIYMVIRKPKPKRSPEARSPGELPSPLAPSQGCPGFFFSGLRRLSQSSLEEEPRAQLERSGAPRGPEGEKRKAKVPPPVPKKPSVLYLPLAPPPPHLGACLGDPRLTPSPIITLHEDTSCCDPDADYLPSPEAMGKNSSPPAAAMPGQIPAGDSLELSADERSFVSDKTAESIVEEDDDVFVTTRTTEDLFTVIHRSKRKLLGWKEPGDAFSNRQNSHSPVKNPAGLLPCESPPAAGGPGRASSRNEDFKALLQKKGSKASPGTRTSAAELLKSTNPLARRVMMEFAPELDNPSGARTQP, from the exons ATG CCTGCGGCGCGGCGAGTGAATGAGGATGAGACCACCACACTGGGTGTGAGGCCCCCAGAGCCATTCCTGAGCCTGCCCACCACCCCAGACAAGCAGCCGGCCTGGACCCGAGCCTTCCCTCTGCCCACCGTGGAGGAGAAGAGGTGGCACCAATCCTGCTCCATCCAAGCCAACATTGTCCCCATCAATGTCTCTG GACAGCTCTTTGATAGGCACGCGAGTGCGCGGCACTCCTTGTTTAACACGGAGACCGCGGTGAACCCCAAATCCACGCTGCGGCGGAGACGGACCATTATTGGATTCCCTAACCTCGCGCTGCGAGACCAAG GCAGCAGCAACGGCCCCAAGTTCACACCGCACGCGACCATTGGGGAGTCAGTGTCCTGCAGCTTTGTCCCCGAGGCTGCAAATGGGAAGAGCGTGCCCCGGCATCCCTGCACCCCGCAGCCACCAACAGTGCCGCTGAGAAAGACGTTCAGTGACCTTGGGGGAGGCCTGCAGGTGCGCTCCTACAAGCCTCCTGCCAGGATGGAGGGCACAGCTGTGGCCTGCACCAGCCCTGCCTGCAACGGGCCAAAGGACACCACCTTCTCCCCTCCCTGGAACACAGCTTCCTTCAACTGCCTGAGCCCGGCCGAGGAGGACACAGTATATCCCTCGCCCGGCGGCTCCCCAGAgtctccagccctgggctcgcCCGAGCACTGCGATGGCGCAGCCTCCTTCTTCATCGCGAAAGACGAGCAGCCAGGAAGCAATGGGCCCTGTGCATTCCCCTGCACTGCTCCAGAGTCCCCACTGAACGCTGCCAGCAGCGAGACACTTGAGGGGAGAGAGGCTAAGGTGACCTTCCTGTCCAGTGGCGCAGAGGGGGCTGCACCCTCCcggctggagctggggggcagggcctgccctTTCCGCGAGAGGTCACTGTCTGTGCCCACAGACTCAGGCTCATTCTGCTCTGTGGACATCACCTACCCTGAGAACAGGAGAGGCAGCGGGACCTATGCCCTGAGCTACCCCAGTGCCAGCTCCGAGGGCAGCACCAGCACAGACAACATCTCCCTGGGAGTGGAGCAGGATGCCCAGCGGAGGCACCGCTCCAAGAGCATCTCTCTCAAGAAGGCGAAGAAGAAGCCGTCTCCCCCCATGCGCAGCGTCTCACTGATTAAAGATGGGCAGGGGCTCAGCGCAGAGCCTGGCACAGTGCTGCCGAAGGAGCTGCGGCCCAAGAGCCTTTGTCTCCACTTGGATCCTCAGGGCTGTGGTGTGGTGCCCATGGACACCCAGGGTAACACAGCAGTGCCTCCTGCCAGGGACCTGGATAGCGAACGTTTTTCCCAGGACTGGTGCCTTGTGGACTGGAAAGCCAGCGATCCCTACCGGTCCCTGTCCGGTTCCAGTACTGCCACGGGTACCACTGTGATCGAATGCACAAAGGCCCAGGGCAGCTCTGagtccctcccatccccctccattTCTAGGGCCACCACGCCCTCCCAGCTCTCCACAGAAGTGGAACTAAAGAGCTCCTCCCCAGGGCGACCCGTGAGGCTGATGTCCCCCTCCAGTGGCTACTCCAGCCAGTCGGAGACCCCAACACCCACCATCCCCACTTCAGCAATTCTCGGGCATTCCCCCCACCAGACGGTCAAGGTGAGGCCGCTGGTGCCCGAAAGAaagtcctccctgccccccccatcacCGATGGAAAAAAGCCCCAAATCACGGCTCTCCTTTGACCTGCCCATCACACCTCTGACACACCTGGACCTTTCTGGGCTGAAGATCTCACTCAAGGGGAAGACCAAGGTGAGCAGGCATCATTCGGACTCCACCTTCGGGACCAAGCTCGGCCCGAAAACGAGCCCGATCCAGCCTGTCATGCCCGTGGTCACCCAGTCGGACCTGAGGTCTGTGCGCCTGCGCTCCGTCAGCAGGTCCGAGCCGGAGGATGACTTGGACAGCCCAGACCGTGCCGAGGATCATGGAGGTGATGCCATACCACTTGCAGGAAGGAAAGCAAAGCCGCCTGTGGCAGAGAAGCCACCGCTGGCCAAACGGCCCCCAAACATCATCGCCAAGCCCCCACCTCTGCAGGAGGAGTCTCCCCTGGCGTCTCCCACCTCCCCGTCCACGCCGCAGGGCACCTCTGTCCAGGAGAGGGGGCTGCAGGACATCTACATGGTCATTCGGAAACCCAAGCCTAAGAGGAGCCCAGAGGCCAGGAGCCCTGGAGAGCTCCCCTCTCCGCTGGCGCCCTCCCAGGGCTGCCCAGGGTTCTTTTTCTCAGGACTGCGGCGACTGTCCCAGAgcagcctggaggaggagccCAGGGCCCAGCTGGAAAGGAGCGGTGCCCCCCGTGGGCccgagggggagaagaggaaagccAAAGTCCCGCCCCCTGTCCCCAAGAAGCCTAGCGTGCTGTACCTGCCGCtcgcccctcctccgccccaccTGGGAGCCTGCCTGGGGGATCCCAGGCTAACACCCAGCCCCATCATCACCTTGCATGAGGACACCAGCTGCTGCGACCCAGACGCGGACTACTTGCCATCACCCGAGGCCATGGGGAAGAACTCGAgccccccagctgctgccatgCCTGGGCAGATTCCTGCAG GGGATTCCTTGGAGCTCAGCGCTGATGAGAGGAGTTTTGTAAGTGACAAAACAGCCGAGTCGATAGTGGAAGAGGATGATGACGTATTTGTGACAACCCGTACGACAGAGGATCTATTTACCGTCATCCACAG GTCAAAGAGGAAGCTGCTGGGCTGGAAGGAGCCAGGAGATGCCTTCAGCAACAGGCAGAATTCTCACTCCCCGGTGAAGAACCCAGCTGGGCTCCTGCCCTGCGAGTCCCCGCCAGCAGCAGGCGGCCCTGGCAGAGCCTCTAGTCGGAATGAAGACTTCAAGGCCCTGCTACAGAAGAAAGGCAGCAAGGCCAGTCCCGGGACTCGCACCTCTGCAGCAGAGCTTCTTAAGAGCACAAATCCATTGGCTCGGCGGGTCATGATGGAGTTTGCCCCTGAGTTAGACAACCCAAGTGGTGCCAGAACCCAGCCCTGA